A genome region from Etheostoma cragini isolate CJK2018 chromosome 4, CSU_Ecrag_1.0, whole genome shotgun sequence includes the following:
- the LOC117943422 gene encoding myosin heavy chain, fast skeletal muscle produces MDGEMECFGPAAIYLRKPERERIEAQNTPFDAKTAYFVAEPTEMYLKGKLIKREGGKATVETLCGKTLTVKEDSIFPMNPPKYDKIEDMAMMTHLSEPSVLYNLKERYAAWMIYTYSGLFCVTVNPYKWLPVYDSVVVTGYRGKKRIEAPPHIFSISDNAYQFMLTDRENQSILITGESGAGKTVNTKRVIQYFATIAVSGPKKQEQTGKIQGSLEDQIIAANPLLEAYGNAKTVRNDNSSRFGKFIRIHFGTTGKLASADIETYLLEKSRVTFQLSAERSYHIFYQLMTGHKPELIEALLITTNPYDYPMISQGEITVKSIDDVEEFIATDTAIDILGFTAEEKASIYKLTGAVMQHGAMKFKQKQREEQAEPDGNEVADKIAYLMGLNSADLLKALCYPRVKVGNEFVTKGQTVPQVNNSVSALCKSVYEKMFLWMVPLNDSVVQLYQKSAVKLLAHLYASHASTEAEGGSKKGGKKKGGSFQTVSALFRENLGKLMTNLRSTHPHFVRCLIPNESKTPGLMQNFLVIHQLRCNGVLEGIRICRKGFPSRILYGDFKQRYKVLNASVIPEGQFIDNKKASEKLLGSIDVDQTQYKFGHTKVFFKAGLIGVLEEMRDDKLAKLVTMTQALCRGFLMRTEFVKMMERREAIYSIQYNIRSFMNVKTWPWMKLYFKIKPLLKSAETEKEMAQMKEDFGKMKEDLTKALAKKKELEEKMVSLLQEKNDLMLQIQSEGENLSDAEERCEGLIKAKIQLEAKLKETSERLEDEEEMNAELTAKKRKLEDECSELKKDIDDLELTLAKVEKEKHATENKVKNLVEEMSSQDETIAKLTKEKKALQEAHQQTLDDLQAEEDKVNTLSKAKVKLEQQVDDLEGSLEQEKKLRMDLERAKRKLEGDLKLAQESIMDLENDKQQSDEKIKKKDFEISQLLGKIEDEQSLGTQLQKKIKELQARIEELEEEIEAERAARAKVEKQRSDLSRELEEISERLEEAGGATSAQIEMNKKREAEFQKLRRDLEESTLQHEATAAALRKKQADSVAELGEQIDNLQRVKQKLEKEKSEYKMEIDDLSSNMESVAKSKTNLEKLCRTLEDQLSELKSKNDENVRQLNDQSAQKARLQTENGEYSRQLEEKEALISQLTRAKQAYTQQIEELKRHIEEEVKAKNALAHAVQSARHDCDLLREQYEEELEAKSELQRGMSKANSEVAQWRAKYETDAIQRTEELEEAKKKLAQRLQDAEESIEAVNAKCASLEKTKQRLQGEVEDLMIDVERANALAANLDKKQRNFDKVLAEWKQKYEESQAELEGAQKETRSLSTEMFKLKNSYEEALDHLETLKRENKNLQQEISDLSEQLGDTGKAIHELEKGKKTVESEKSEIQTALEEAEATLEHEESKIMRVQLELTQVKSEIDRKLAEKDEEIEQIKRNSQRVIESMQSTLDAEVRSRNDALRIKKKMEGDLNEMEIQLSHANRQSAEAQKQLRNVQGQLKDAQLHLDEAIRGQEDMKEQVAMVERRNNLMLAEIEELRSALEQTERGRKVAEQELVDASERVGLLHSQNTSLINTKKKLEADLVQIQGEVEDAVQEARNAEDKAKKAITDAAMMAEELKKEQDTSAHLERMKKNLEVTVKDLQHRLDEAENLAMKGGKKQLQKLEARVRELEAEVEAEQRRGGDAIKGVRKYERRVKELSYQTEEDKKNITRLQDLVDKLQLKVKAYKRQSEEAEEQANTHLSRYRKVQHEMEEAQERADIAESQVNKLRAKSREIGKAKDAEE; encoded by the exons ATGGATGGGGAAATGGAATGTTTTGGCCCGGCGGCCATTTACCTCCGGAAGCCAGAACGAGAGCGAATTGAAGCTCAAAACACTCCTTTTGATGCTAAAACTGCATACTTTGTGGCCGAGCCCACAGAGATGTACCTGAAGGGGAAACTTATTAAAAGAGAGGGCGGCAAAGCCACAGTGGAGACCCTCTGTGGAAAG ACGCTCACTGTGAAAGAGGATTCCATCTTCCCCATGAACCCTCCAAAGTACGATAAGATTGAGGACATGGCCATGATGACCCACCTCAGTGAGCCTTCTGTGCTGTATAACCTCAAAGAGCGCTATGCAGCCTGGATGATCTAC ACCTACTCAGGGCTGTTCTGCGTCACTGTGAACCCCTACAAGTGGCTCCCAGTGTACGACTCAGTGGTTGTCACAGGATACAGAGGCAAAAAGAGGATTGAGGCTCCACCCCACATCTTCTCCATCTCTGATAACGCCTATCAGTTCATGCTCACTG acCGTGAGAATCAGTCTATCCTTATCAC TGGAGAATCTGGTGCAGGAAAGACTGTCAACACCAAACGTGTCATCCAGTACTTTGCAACAATTGCAGTGTCTGGACCAAAGAAACAGGAGCAGACTGGAAAAATTCAG GGGTCGCTGGAAGATCAAATCATTGCAGCCAATCCCCTGCTGGAGGCTTATGGTAATGCCAAAACTGTGAGGAATGACAACTCATCCCGCTTT GGTAAATTCATCCGAATCCATTTTGGTACAACTGGGAAGCTGGCCTCAGCAGACATTGAAACAT ATCTGCTGGAAAAGTCTCGGGTGACGTTTCAGCTGTCTGCTGAGAGGAGCTACCACATCTTCTATCAGCTCATGACAGGCCACAAACCTGAGCTGATAG aggCCCTCCTCATCACCACCAATCCGTATGACTATCCCATGATCAGTCAGGGTGAAATCACTGTTAAGAGTATCGATGACGTTGAGGAGTTCATAGCCACTGAT ACTGCTATTGACATCCTGGGCTTCACTGCTGAAGAGAAGGCAAGCATCTACAAGCTGACTGGAGCTGTGATGCAACATGGAGCAATGAAGTTCAAGCAGAAGCAGCGTGAAGAGCAGGCTGAGCCCGATGGCAATGAGG TCGCCGATAAAATTGCTTACCTCATGGGCCTGAACTCAGCTGATTTACTGAAGGCGTTGTGCTACCCAAGGGTGAAAGTTGGAAATGAGTTTGTTACTAAGGGCCAGACTGTTCCTCAG GTCAACAATTCCGTCTCGGCTCTCTGCAAGTCTGTCTATGAGAAAATGTTCTTGTGGATGGTC CCCCTGAACGACTCAGTGGTTCAGCTCTACCAGAAGTCTGCAGTCAAACTGTTGGCTCACCTCTATGCATCACATGCCTCAACAGAAG CTGAAGGTGGCTCAAAGAAAGGTGGCAAGAAGAAGGGTGGTTCCTTCCAGACTGTGTCTGCATTGTTCAGG GAGAATTTGGGCAAGCTGATGACAAATTTGAGAAGCACACATCCTCATTTTGTGCGATGCCTGATTCCCAATGAATCAAAGACACCAG GTCTCATGCAGAACTTCCTGGTCATCCACCAGCTGAGGTGTAACGGTGTGCTGGAAGGTATCAGGATCTGTAGGAAAGGTTTCCCCAGCAGAATCCTCTACGGTGACTTCAAGCAGAG ATATAAAGTATTGAATGCCAGTGTCATCCCAGAAGGCCAATTCATCGACAACAAGAAGGCCTCAGAGAAACTGCTGGGATCCATCGATGTGGACCAGACTCAGTACAAGTTTGGCCACACAAAG GTGTTCTTCAAAGCCGGTCTGATTGGAGTTCTGGAGGAAATGAGAGATGATAAACTTGCTAAACTGGTCACAATGACTCAGGCTCTCTGCAGAGGTTTCCTCATGAGGACAGAGTTTGTCAAGATGATGGAGAGGAG AGAGGCCATTTACTCCATTCAGTATAACATCCGCTCATTCATGAATGTCAAAACCTGGCCATGGATGAAGCTGTACTTCAAGATTAAGCCTCTGCTGAAGAGTGCAGAGACTGAAAAAGAGATGGCCCAAATGAAAGAGGACTTTGGAAAGATGAAAGAAGATCTGACAAAGGCTCTGGCTAAGAAGAAAGAACTGGAGGAGAAAATGGTTTCTCTGCTGCAGGAGAAGAATGACTTGATGCTACAAATTCAGTCT GAGGGTGAAAACCTCAGCGATGCGGAGGAAAGGTGTGAGGGGCTCATTAAAGCAAAAATCCAGCTTGAGGCCAAACTCAAAGAGACGTCTGAGAGactggaggatgaggaggaaatgAATGCAGAGCTGACTGCAAAGAAGAGGAAGCTGGAGGACGAGTGCTCCGAGTTAAAGAAAGACATTGATGACTTGGAGCTCACCCTGGCCAAAGTGGAAAAGGAGAAACATGCCACTGAGAACAAG GTCAAAAACCTGGTTGAGGAAATGTCATCTCAAGATGAGACCATTGCTAAGTTGACCAAAGAGAAGAAAGCCCTCCAAGAGGCCCATCAGCAGACCCTTGATGATCTGCaggcagaggaagacaaagtCAACACTCTGTCCAAGGCTAAAGTCAAGCTGGAACAGCAAGTGGACGAT CTCGAAGGTTCTTTAGAGCAAGAAAAGAAGCTCCGTATGGATCTTGAGCGAGCAAAAAGGAAGCTTGAAGGAGATCTGAAACTGGCCCAGGAATCCATAATGGATCTAGAGAATGACAAGCAGCAGTCTgatgagaaaataaagaa GAAGGACTTTGAGATAAGCCAGCTCCTGGGTAAGATTGAGGATGAGCAGTCTCTTGGAACCCAGCTACAGAAAAAGATTAAGGAACTGCAG GCTCGTATTGAGGAGCTAGAGGAAGAGATCGAGGCTGAGCGGGCTGCTCGAGCCAAGGTGGAGAAGCAGAGGTCTGATCTCTCCAGGGAACTTGAGGAGATCAGCGAGAGGCTTGAAGAAGCTGGTGGAGCAACTTCTGCTCAGATCGAGATGAACAAGAAGCGTGAGGCCGAGTTTCAGAAGCTGCGCCGTGACCTGGAAGAGTCCACCCTGCAGCATGAGGCCACCGCTGCAGCTCTGCGCAAAAAGCAGGCTGACAGTGTGGCAGAGTTGGGAGAACAGATTGACAACCTCCAGAGAGTCAAACagaagctggagaaagagaaaagtgaaTACAAGATGGAGATCGATGATCTCAGCAGCAATATGGAGTCTGTCGCCAAATCAAAG ACAAACCTTGAAAAGCTGTGCAGGACATTAGAAGATCAATTGAGTGAGCTAAAATCCAAGAATGATGAAAATGTTCGTCAGCTAAACGACCAAAGTGCACAGAAAGCAAGACTTCAAACTGAAAATG GTGAATATTCGCGTCAGCTGGAGGAGAAAGAAGCTCTTATTTCTCAACTGACGAGAGCCAAGCAGGCCTACACTCAGCAGATTGAGGAGCTGAAGAGGCACATAGAGGAGGAAGTTAAG GCCAAGAACGCCCTGGCTCATGCTGTTCAGTCAGCTCGTCATGACTGCGACCTTCTCAGAGAGCAGTatgaggaggagctggaggccaAATCTGAGCTGCAGCGTGGAATGTCCAAGGCCAACAGCGAGGTGGCTCAGTGGAGAGCCAAATATGAGACTGATGCCATTCAGCGCActgaggagctggaggaggctAA gaaaaagCTTGCCCAGCGTCTTCAGGATGCAGAAGAATCTATTGAGGCTGTGAATGCAAAATGTGCTTCtctggaaaagacaaaacagagacTGCAGGGTGAAGTGGAAGACCTGATGATCGATGTAGAGAGAGCTAATGCTCTGGCTGCAAACCTCGACAAGAAACAAAGGAACTTTGACAAG GTTCTTGCAGAATGGAAACAGAAGTATGAGGAAAGCCAGGCAGAGCTTGAAGGAGCTCAGAAGGAGACTCGGTCACTGAGCACTGAgatgtttaaattgaaaaactCCTATGAAGAAGCCCTGGACCACTTGGAGACCctgaagagagagaacaagaacCTGCAGC AGGAGATCTCAGACTTGAGTGAGCAACTTGGTGACACCGGTAAGGCAATTCATGAGCTTGAGAAGGGAAAGAAGACAGTGGAAAGCGAGAAGTCAGAGATCCAGACTGCTCTGGAGGAGGCAGAG GCTACCCTGGAGCATGAGGAATCCAAGATTATGCGTGTTCAGCTTGAGCTCACCCAAGTAAAAAGTGAGATTGACAGAAAACTTGCAGAGAAGGACGAGGAGATTGAGCAGATCAAGAGAAACAGCCAGAGAGTGATTGAGTCCATGCAGAGCACTTTGGATGCTGAGGTCAGGAGCAGGAATGATGCCCTGAGAATtaagaagaagatggagggagaccTGAATGAGATGGAGATTCAGCTGAGCCACGCCAACCGCCAGTCAGCCGAAGCCCAGAAACAGCTGAGAAACGTGCAGGGACAGCTTAAG GATGCCCAACTGCACCTTGATGAAGCCATTAGAGGCCAAGAAGACATGAAGGAACAGGTTGCCATGGTGGAGCGCAGGAACAACCTGATGCTGGCTGAGATCGAGGAGCTGAGATCTGCTCTGGAGCAGACGGAGCGAGGCCGCAAAGTGGCTGAACAGGAGCTGGTAGATGCCAGCGAGCGCGTGGGACTGCTGCACTCTCAG AATACCAGTCTCATCAACACCAAGAAGAAGTTGGAGGCTGACCTTGTCCAGATCCAAGGTGAAGTGGAAGATGCTGTCCAGGAAGCGAGAAATGCCGAAGACAAGGCCAAGAAGGCCATTACTGAT GCGGCCATGATGGCAGAAGAGCTGAAGAAAGAGCAGGACACCAGTGCTCATTtggagaggatgaagaagaacctGGAGGTGACAGTGAAGGACCTGCAGCACCGCCTGGATGAAGCTGAGAATCTGGCCATGAAGGGTGGAAAGAAGCAGCTTCAGAAACTGGAGGCTCGG GTGCGTGAGCTTGAGGCTGAAGTTGAAGCCgagcagagaagaggaggagatgctATCAAAGGTGTTCGTAAATATGAGAGAAGAGTGAAGGAGCTCAGCTATCAG ACGGAGGAGGACAAGAAGAATATCACCAGACTTCAGGATCTGGTGGACAAGCTGCAGCTGAAAGTGAAGGCCTACAAGAGGCAGTCTGAGGAGGCT GAGGAGCAGGCCAACACTCACCTGTCCAGGTACAGGAAGGTGCAGCACGAGATGGAGGAGGCTCAGGAGAGAGCCGACATTGCTGAATCTCAGGTCAACAAGCTGAGGGCAAAGAGTCGGGAAATTGGAAAA GCAAAGGATGCTGAAGAATAA
- the LOC117943528 gene encoding LOW QUALITY PROTEIN: myosin-7 (The sequence of the model RefSeq protein was modified relative to this genomic sequence to represent the inferred CDS: inserted 1 base in 1 codon), with protein sequence MAEELKKEQDTSAHLERMKKNLEVTVKDLQHRLDEAENLAWKGGKKQLHKLEARVRELECDVEAEQRLGAETVKGIHKHERRVKELTYQTEEDKKNIARLXDLMDKLQLKVKSYKRKSEEAEEQANTHLSRYRKVQHEMKEAQERDDIAESQVNKLRAKKP encoded by the exons ATGGCAGAAGAGCTGAAAAAAGAGCAGGACACCAGTGCTCATTtggagaggatgaagaagaacctGGAGGTGACAGTGAAGGACCTGCAGCACCGCCTGGATGAAGCTGAGAATCTGGCGTGGAAGGGCGGAAAGAAGCAGCTTCATAAACTGGAGGCAAGA GTCCGAGAGCTTGAGTGTGACGTTGAGGCCGAGCAGAGACTTGGAGCTGAAACTGTGAAAGGCATCCACAAACATGAACGCAGGGTAAAGGAACTGACTTACCAG ACAGAGGAAGACAAGAAGAATATTGCCCGAC CAGATCTGATGGACAAGCTGCAGCTAAAAGTGAAATCCTATAAGAGGAAGTCTGAGGAAGCT GAGGAGCAGGCCAACACTCACCTGTCCAGGTACAGGAAGGTGCAGCACGAGATGAAGGAGGCTCAGGAGAGAGATGACATCGCTGAGTCTCAGGTCAACAAGCTGCGAGCCAAAAAGCCGTAA
- the LOC117943423 gene encoding LOW QUALITY PROTEIN: myosin-6-like (The sequence of the model RefSeq protein was modified relative to this genomic sequence to represent the inferred CDS: substituted 1 base at 1 genomic stop codon), with product MNVKTWPWMKLYFKIXPLLKSAETEKEMAQMKEDFGKMKEDLTKALAKKKELEEKMVSLLQEKNDLMLQIQSKGENLSDAEERCEGLIKAKIQLEAKLKETSERLEDEEEMNAELTAKKRKLEDECSELKKDIDDLELTLAKVEKEKHATENKVKNLVEEISSQDETIAKLSKEKKALQEAHQQTLDDLQAEEDKVNTLTKAKVKLEQQVDDLEGSLEREKKLRMCLGFVEKLCL from the exons ATGAATGTCAAAACCTGGCCATGGATGAAGCTGTACTTCAAGATTTAGCCTCTGCTGAAGAGTGCAGAGACTGAAAAAGAGATGGCCCAAATGAAAGAGGACTTTGGAAAGATGAAAGAAGATCTGACAAAGGCTCTGGCTAAGAAGAAAGAACTGGAGGAGAAGATGGTTTCTCTGCTGCAGGAGAAGAATGACTTGATGCTACAAATTCAGTCT AAGGGTGAAAACCTCAGCGATGCGGAGGAAAGGTGTGAGGGGCTCATTAAAGCAAAAATCCAGCTTGAGGCCAAACTCAAAGAGACGTCTGAGAGactggaggatgaggaggaaatgAATGCAGAGCTGACTGCAAAGAAGAGGAAGCTGGAGGACGAGTGCTCCgagttgaaaaaagacattgatgACTTGGAGCTCACCCTGGCCAAAGTGGAAAAGGAGAAACATGCCACTGAGAACAAG GTTAAAAACCTGGTTGAGGAAATTTCATCTCAAGATGAGACCATTGCTAAGTTGTCCAAAGAGAAGAAAGCCCTCCAAGAGGCCCATCAGCAGACCCTTGATGATCTGCaggcagaggaagacaaagtCAACACTCTGACCAAGGCTAAAGTCAAGCTGGAACAGCAAGTGGAcgat CTTGAAGGTTCTTTGGAGCGAGAAAAGAAGCTTCGTATGTGTTTGGGCTTTGTGGAGAAATTGTGtctgtaa